From the genome of Tautonia marina, one region includes:
- a CDS encoding outer membrane beta-barrel protein, with amino-acid sequence MARLSRIGALLTVIAVTASPAGGQEIPPPQRTFGDVSGSYYGRGLEPESLPAEIAEDVAGASGEFRLGPTPVSEVGLLRNLFGLSEEPGSLRTFGWVEGGYTGASTGPGLLRVQPRQNRFGNEFLLNQIGLVVQKPLRQDAFDLGFTVRYFAGADAALGQPKGGIDFPPGNPRFGHDFRDLFLDVHLPILTERGLDFKIGRMNTIIGYNGFLAPYRPLYSSDYQFFYAQDGAFTGFLANLHLNDRLDVWSGMTLGANTFFTLRSPNSYCYIGQVNYWLTEERRTRLTGSVYAGPDAIFAAPGLNGDFVTMVELRLQQNWSPRLTQIIQNNMGWDANTPVGTGSFYGLYSILIYHAAPKLDTILRTEWFSDPQGTRTGFATDYAAVTFGINWHPNRILEVRPEIRGDFAGDPAFGTSDTLGGRSSQLTGGISFLVKY; translated from the coding sequence ATGGCGAGACTTTCGAGGATTGGAGCCCTGTTGACGGTCATAGCCGTCACGGCGAGTCCGGCGGGAGGGCAGGAGATTCCGCCGCCTCAGCGCACCTTCGGAGATGTGTCGGGCTCATACTACGGCAGGGGCCTGGAACCCGAGTCCTTGCCGGCCGAGATTGCCGAAGACGTTGCCGGGGCCTCGGGGGAGTTCCGGCTAGGGCCCACCCCGGTCTCGGAGGTCGGCCTGCTTCGAAACCTGTTCGGGCTCTCCGAGGAACCCGGCTCGCTTCGCACGTTCGGGTGGGTGGAGGGGGGCTACACGGGTGCTTCGACCGGACCGGGCCTGCTCCGAGTCCAGCCGAGGCAAAACCGTTTCGGAAACGAGTTTCTGCTCAACCAGATCGGCCTGGTTGTCCAGAAACCGCTTCGACAGGACGCGTTCGACCTCGGGTTCACCGTCCGCTACTTTGCCGGGGCCGACGCCGCCCTCGGCCAGCCGAAAGGCGGGATCGACTTCCCACCTGGAAACCCCCGGTTCGGCCACGACTTCCGTGACCTCTTCCTCGACGTCCACCTGCCGATCCTGACCGAACGCGGCCTCGACTTCAAAATCGGCCGGATGAACACGATCATCGGCTACAACGGCTTTCTCGCCCCCTACCGGCCGCTCTACTCCAGCGACTATCAGTTCTTTTACGCTCAGGACGGTGCCTTCACCGGATTCCTGGCCAACCTGCACCTGAACGACCGCCTGGATGTTTGGAGCGGGATGACGCTGGGGGCCAACACCTTCTTCACCCTGCGAAGCCCGAATTCGTATTGCTACATCGGTCAGGTCAACTACTGGCTGACCGAGGAGCGCCGTACTCGACTGACCGGCTCGGTCTACGCCGGCCCCGACGCAATCTTCGCGGCTCCGGGGCTTAACGGAGACTTTGTGACGATGGTCGAATTGCGGCTCCAGCAGAACTGGAGCCCGAGGCTCACGCAGATCATTCAGAACAACATGGGGTGGGACGCCAACACTCCCGTCGGAACGGGGTCGTTTTACGGGCTGTACTCGATCCTCATCTATCACGCGGCACCGAAACTCGACACCATCCTTCGCACCGAGTGGTTCAGCGATCCCCAGGGGACGAGGACCGGATTCGCCACGGATTACGCCGCGGTCACCTTCGGGATCAACTGGCATCCGAACCGCATTCTGGAGGTCCGGCCGGAGATCCGAGGCGATTTCGCCGGCGATCCGGCCTTCGGCACCAGTGATACTCTGGGAGGCCGTTCCAGTCAGCTCACCGGAGGGATCAGTTTCCTCGTCAAGTACTGA
- a CDS encoding RNA polymerase sigma factor, whose translation MESRTPLSLLDRLRDDPNSEEAWVEFHIRYGKVLYTWCRRWGLQPSDAEDVTQDTLLAVSRQIKDFHYDPNGSFRAWMKTIAYRLWIRVVERSARQAAIGGNAALEELASVAARDDLARFCEAQARQVILEQAFDRVRNRVSPNTWEAFRLTALEDRSGAEVARALGLTIGDVYNARWRVQQLLRDAVRTLDPDA comes from the coding sequence ATGGAATCCCGAACCCCGCTCAGTCTGCTCGATCGGCTCCGGGATGACCCGAATTCCGAGGAAGCCTGGGTGGAGTTCCATATCCGCTACGGGAAGGTTCTTTACACCTGGTGCCGACGTTGGGGACTCCAGCCAAGTGACGCCGAGGACGTGACTCAGGACACCCTGCTCGCCGTCTCGCGGCAAATCAAGGATTTCCACTACGACCCCAACGGCAGCTTTCGGGCCTGGATGAAGACCATCGCCTACCGGCTCTGGATTCGGGTCGTCGAGCGAAGCGCCCGGCAGGCCGCGATCGGTGGCAACGCCGCGCTGGAGGAACTGGCTTCGGTCGCCGCTCGTGATGACCTGGCTCGATTCTGTGAGGCCCAGGCCAGACAGGTGATTTTGGAACAGGCGTTTGACCGGGTCAGAAATCGCGTCTCCCCAAATACCTGGGAGGCCTTCCGGCTGACGGCCCTTGAAGACCGCAGCGGGGCCGAGGTCGCCCGAGCGCTCGGCCTGACCATCGGCGACGTCTACAACGCTCGTTGGCGCGTGCAACAACTGCTCCGGGACGCGGTCCGAACGCTGGATCCGGATGCTTGA
- a CDS encoding serine/threonine-protein kinase, with amino-acid sequence MTTGCPGEASLRGFLEREGDQLDAEAIEKHVSNCDACQALLDLWTDLPSEFQSWLTGLDDANHDETPVGRLLDDRIRSALLKCNAQTSHDKDDERPCLDRVGPYRIQRRSGAGGMGIVFEAVDTRLGRRVALKMILGSAEGSGPVPVDRFRREGAVLAALNHPNIVPVYEVGEHNGQPYLVLEFVPGGTLSQRAGGRPLPPREAARVVGTLAGAVQYAHEQGVIHRDLKPGNILLKPTPGSSVGGETDDRPPIGGEWLMIADFGLARWRRDLAELTRSGQPVGTPAYMAPEQAAGLGEGIGPAVDIYALGVILYELLTGRPPFQAETIASTLRMVQESDALSPRTLQPGVPRDLETITLKCLDKDPRRRYASAGALAADLDRFLEHRSIVARPIRPAGRAWRWCRRNPGFAAVLAITAALLVALVVGSISFAIVQADLRRQTELRERQARQNAADARAARDLASLSLQRALTGYSSVVDGVLAISPFDNPKVRSVQDTGHRILSEWCVEYLDSLQPGVAWTIADIQVALTLARVRYDLDQESEAEPLLSEAWEAARRLGGFDQSDSRAIQLLAVSSMRLGNTLNQKGRQSDAIKSYELSDRLLVDLLRADPGESYYLNMRFGLLGNLASTLARLGRVEEAIQAEREGIRMLEALVETHPGDSNHPIELGLRAARVGRLHLDSGQWEDAWSTLSTALEQLELVPADSPRINEVRKAQINGLRARARAGYHLGRLEAVVPDLERALSMTRNPRERWELQIQSIEARVRVGILDGAVDDAEALLADTEAVTAYPLEIANVFALLAGDPSLPPPAHELLKEKVVQLIKTAQSTGRLNDPDVIKELFVAPDLAPLRSLLNSPQ; translated from the coding sequence ATGACCACGGGATGCCCAGGAGAGGCCTCGCTTCGGGGCTTCCTCGAGCGCGAGGGTGACCAACTCGACGCAGAGGCCATCGAGAAACACGTCTCGAACTGCGATGCATGTCAGGCCCTACTCGATCTCTGGACCGACCTACCCTCTGAGTTCCAGAGTTGGCTCACCGGACTCGACGACGCAAACCATGACGAAACCCCGGTCGGACGGCTGCTCGATGATCGCATCCGATCGGCGCTTCTCAAGTGCAATGCCCAGACCTCGCACGACAAGGATGACGAGAGGCCGTGCCTCGATCGGGTTGGCCCCTATCGTATTCAGCGTCGCTCCGGAGCCGGAGGGATGGGCATCGTATTTGAAGCGGTCGATACGAGACTCGGCCGCCGGGTGGCTCTGAAGATGATTTTGGGCTCGGCCGAGGGCTCGGGGCCCGTGCCAGTTGATCGCTTTCGGCGTGAGGGGGCAGTGCTGGCGGCCCTGAACCATCCAAACATTGTCCCTGTTTACGAAGTGGGAGAACACAACGGCCAGCCGTATCTCGTCCTGGAGTTCGTCCCCGGAGGCACTCTCTCCCAGCGGGCCGGAGGCCGCCCTTTGCCTCCCCGAGAGGCAGCCCGGGTGGTCGGTACCCTCGCCGGTGCGGTCCAGTACGCCCATGAGCAGGGAGTCATCCATCGAGACCTGAAGCCGGGGAACATCCTGTTGAAACCGACCCCGGGATCGAGTGTCGGAGGGGAGACCGACGACCGTCCTCCGATCGGAGGCGAATGGCTGATGATCGCCGACTTCGGCCTGGCCCGATGGCGGCGTGATCTGGCCGAGCTGACCCGATCTGGCCAACCGGTTGGCACCCCGGCCTACATGGCCCCGGAACAGGCCGCGGGCCTCGGCGAAGGGATCGGCCCTGCCGTCGACATCTACGCGCTGGGCGTCATCCTCTACGAACTGCTCACGGGTCGCCCCCCCTTTCAGGCCGAGACCATCGCCAGCACCCTGCGGATGGTCCAGGAATCGGACGCCCTCTCACCTCGGACCCTCCAGCCGGGAGTTCCCCGAGATCTGGAGACGATTACCCTGAAGTGCCTGGATAAAGACCCTCGCCGACGATACGCCAGCGCCGGGGCTCTGGCGGCCGACCTCGATCGCTTCCTGGAGCATCGCTCGATCGTCGCCCGGCCGATTCGACCGGCCGGACGTGCCTGGCGCTGGTGCCGCCGCAATCCTGGGTTCGCGGCCGTCCTCGCCATCACCGCCGCCCTGCTTGTGGCTCTGGTTGTCGGCTCCATCTCCTTCGCCATCGTCCAGGCCGACCTCCGCCGCCAGACCGAGCTTCGCGAACGCCAGGCCCGCCAGAATGCCGCCGACGCCCGAGCCGCCCGCGACCTCGCCAGTCTCAGCCTTCAGCGTGCCCTGACCGGTTACTCCAGCGTCGTCGACGGCGTGCTGGCCATCAGCCCATTTGATAACCCAAAGGTCCGTTCCGTCCAGGACACCGGCCACCGAATTCTGTCGGAATGGTGTGTCGAGTATCTTGATTCCTTGCAGCCGGGCGTCGCCTGGACGATCGCCGATATCCAGGTCGCCCTCACGCTCGCCCGGGTTCGGTACGATCTCGACCAGGAGTCCGAGGCCGAGCCTCTCCTGTCCGAGGCCTGGGAAGCGGCCCGGAGGCTGGGCGGGTTCGACCAGAGTGATTCCAGGGCAATCCAGCTTCTGGCGGTCTCATCCATGCGACTGGGCAATACGCTCAATCAGAAGGGCCGTCAGAGCGATGCGATCAAGTCCTATGAATTGTCCGACCGCCTCCTCGTGGACCTGCTCCGCGCCGATCCCGGCGAGTCATATTATCTCAATATGCGATTCGGACTCCTCGGCAACCTCGCGTCGACGCTCGCCAGGCTCGGCCGTGTGGAGGAGGCGATTCAGGCAGAGCGGGAGGGCATCCGGATGCTGGAGGCACTGGTGGAGACCCACCCGGGTGATTCGAACCACCCGATCGAGCTTGGTCTCCGGGCCGCCCGAGTCGGGAGGCTGCACCTCGACTCCGGGCAGTGGGAGGATGCCTGGTCTACCCTCTCCACGGCCCTCGAACAGTTGGAACTCGTGCCTGCCGACTCCCCTCGAATCAACGAGGTTCGCAAGGCGCAAATCAATGGACTTCGAGCACGGGCACGGGCCGGCTACCACCTCGGCCGCCTCGAAGCCGTTGTGCCCGACCTCGAGAGGGCTCTCTCGATGACCAGGAATCCGAGAGAGCGATGGGAACTGCAAATTCAATCCATCGAGGCCCGGGTCCGGGTTGGAATTCTGGACGGTGCTGTCGATGACGCGGAGGCCCTCCTTGCGGACACCGAAGCAGTCACCGCGTACCCCCTGGAGATTGCAAATGTGTTCGCCCTGCTCGCTGGCGATCCGTCCCTCCCCCCTCCGGCCCACGAACTCCTGAAGGAAAAAGTGGTCCAGCTCATCAAGACGGCACAATCCACCGGAAGGCTCAACGACCCTGACGTGATAAAGGAGCTTTTCGTGGCTCCCGACCTCGCTCCGCTCCGATCCCTGCTCAACTCGCCCCAGTGA
- a CDS encoding OprO/OprP family phosphate-selective porin produces the protein MRSRLTAARSWGGVLVVWGGVAIGCTLVRAQEPLGPPPSLPRAGAAMAPAEVGDSPGVTVEQLAERLLEMERQNQALAEELMRTRAEHSEQMQLILQRLDEVSGRIRIGDDPELPVDDAAPAAPMPADPATVETPVPDYTEEQLAPVDPIPGYPRPSIAELGGFLLQSDEGKFRLRIHYESQIEGRFWDPIDQQPANSGIFLPRQRIFFSGNFTRPIEYEFSINRGFGTLNILNAFVNLHFDDRFELRLGRFFTPMFYDQFAISNYWLLTPERSIFTTNLSLNRQFGAMGWGYLFDKRLDYAAGVFNGSRNSFEAFNNALDLVGYVNARPFQQSEGLPMARFLNLGASVAFGRQDQPPVPASFRIGGGSPNADIPGAGTVPFLILNRGVQERGDRLIGSVHAAYFHQSLSLIGEWQYGYGGYAASPAAGSTRVPFSGFYVAGGYFLTGEEVERRTRLYPLRPLIPTRKGQRRGLGAWELTGRFSTLAMGEEVFNAGLADRNLWSNQAATTELGVNWYWNEYVKIYMFWLHGGFDDPVLYAPGRFQETADMFWLRFQLYF, from the coding sequence GTGCGATCCCGATTGACCGCTGCGAGGTCTTGGGGGGGCGTGCTTGTCGTCTGGGGGGGCGTTGCGATTGGTTGCACCCTTGTTCGGGCGCAGGAACCCCTTGGGCCGCCGCCGTCGTTGCCCCGTGCGGGCGCGGCGATGGCCCCGGCAGAGGTCGGTGACTCGCCAGGGGTGACCGTGGAGCAGCTCGCCGAACGGCTCCTCGAGATGGAGCGTCAAAACCAGGCGCTCGCCGAGGAACTGATGCGGACGAGGGCCGAGCATTCCGAGCAGATGCAGTTGATCCTTCAACGGCTCGACGAGGTCTCGGGCCGAATCCGCATCGGCGATGATCCAGAGCTTCCGGTTGACGATGCAGCCCCCGCGGCCCCGATGCCCGCCGACCCGGCCACCGTCGAGACCCCGGTTCCCGACTACACCGAGGAGCAACTCGCGCCTGTTGACCCGATCCCGGGCTATCCGAGGCCGAGCATTGCCGAGCTGGGCGGGTTCCTGCTCCAGTCCGACGAGGGAAAATTTCGGCTTCGGATTCATTATGAGTCCCAGATCGAGGGCCGATTCTGGGACCCGATCGACCAGCAGCCGGCCAACAGCGGCATCTTCCTCCCTCGGCAGCGGATCTTCTTCAGTGGAAATTTCACCCGACCGATCGAGTACGAATTCTCGATCAATCGCGGCTTCGGGACCCTGAACATCCTGAACGCCTTCGTCAACCTCCATTTCGACGACCGCTTCGAGCTCCGCCTGGGCCGATTCTTCACCCCCATGTTTTACGATCAGTTCGCGATCTCGAACTACTGGCTGCTAACGCCCGAGCGGTCGATCTTTACCACCAATCTGTCCCTCAACCGCCAGTTCGGCGCGATGGGATGGGGCTACCTCTTTGACAAGCGGCTCGACTATGCAGCCGGTGTTTTCAACGGCTCGCGCAATTCGTTCGAGGCGTTCAACAATGCTCTGGACCTGGTCGGCTATGTCAACGCCCGGCCGTTTCAGCAATCCGAAGGGTTGCCGATGGCCCGATTCCTGAACCTGGGCGCCTCGGTCGCTTTTGGTCGCCAGGACCAGCCGCCTGTCCCGGCATCGTTTCGGATCGGCGGCGGTTCGCCAAACGCAGACATCCCGGGTGCGGGCACGGTGCCGTTCCTGATTCTCAACCGAGGAGTCCAGGAGCGAGGCGACCGCCTGATCGGCTCGGTCCACGCGGCCTATTTCCATCAGAGCCTGTCCCTGATCGGCGAGTGGCAGTACGGCTACGGCGGCTACGCGGCCTCGCCTGCGGCCGGGTCAACCCGGGTGCCGTTCTCAGGATTCTACGTCGCCGGGGGTTACTTCCTGACCGGCGAGGAAGTCGAGCGCCGGACTCGCCTCTACCCGCTCCGTCCGCTCATCCCCACCCGGAAGGGTCAGCGGCGAGGGTTGGGGGCCTGGGAGCTGACCGGTCGCTTCAGCACACTGGCGATGGGCGAGGAGGTCTTTAACGCCGGACTGGCCGACCGAAACCTCTGGTCGAACCAGGCCGCCACGACGGAGCTGGGAGTGAACTGGTACTGGAACGAATACGTCAAGATTTACATGTTCTGGCTGCACGGCGGCTTCGACGACCCTGTCCTCTACGCTCCGGGACGCTTCCAGGAGACGGCCGATATGTTCTGGCTGCGGTTCCAGCTTTATTTCTGA
- a CDS encoding efflux RND transporter periplasmic adaptor subunit: MRRTLLLGSGLIILVVALAAANLRRDGSLYELDWQLMRTPPREVELATPVRAEIVETISATGTVEPVEEAEIAPQVVGRVVAVHVEDGDRVSAGDLLVQLDPTEAQARLASAEARIDRLRALIVDAEEDVQKATRDLDRTGTLATRNVATPTELADARSILAKSQASLDVARNELIESEAMRRMSQQELQYTEIRAPIDGVVADCEVEVGEVAIAGTTNLPGALLMSILNPDLMQVRADVDETDVPLVRAGQPARIYLQADLLTAIPGVVGRVAPRGRLEQEVVTFETIIRDEGGDDSPLRPGMTATVEIEVRRAADVLSVPVQAVVQRRRKDLPDSQALQAWLDRHPLAPGEAVTDLGARYVTTSFVAIDGKARARPVEVGLSDERRVEIRSGLEPDDLVIVGPFRTLDELKDGDPIIEAEPDTVTEIEQTP, encoded by the coding sequence ATGCGACGTACTTTGCTCCTGGGCTCCGGTCTGATCATTCTGGTCGTCGCCCTTGCTGCCGCAAACCTCCGGAGGGACGGGAGCCTCTACGAGCTTGACTGGCAACTGATGAGGACACCGCCACGCGAGGTCGAGCTGGCGACCCCTGTTCGGGCTGAGATCGTCGAAACGATCTCGGCCACCGGTACGGTTGAGCCGGTCGAGGAGGCCGAGATTGCTCCTCAGGTGGTTGGCCGAGTCGTGGCGGTGCATGTGGAGGATGGGGATCGGGTCTCAGCGGGCGACCTCCTGGTGCAGCTTGATCCGACGGAGGCCCAGGCTCGGCTCGCATCGGCCGAGGCGAGGATTGATCGGCTCCGAGCCCTGATTGTCGATGCCGAGGAAGATGTCCAGAAAGCCACGCGCGACCTGGATCGAACCGGAACACTGGCCACCCGCAACGTCGCAACACCGACCGAACTGGCCGACGCCCGGAGCATTCTGGCCAAGTCTCAGGCCTCGCTCGACGTGGCCCGAAACGAGTTGATCGAGAGCGAGGCCATGCGGCGCATGAGCCAGCAGGAATTGCAATACACGGAGATCCGGGCCCCGATTGACGGCGTCGTCGCCGACTGCGAAGTTGAGGTCGGGGAGGTTGCCATCGCGGGCACGACCAACCTGCCGGGAGCCCTGCTGATGTCCATCCTCAACCCTGATCTCATGCAGGTCCGCGCCGACGTGGATGAGACCGACGTTCCCCTCGTTCGAGCCGGCCAGCCCGCCCGAATCTACCTCCAGGCCGACCTGCTGACGGCCATTCCCGGCGTGGTCGGTCGCGTGGCACCCCGAGGGAGGCTGGAGCAGGAGGTCGTCACGTTTGAGACGATCATCCGCGATGAGGGCGGCGACGATTCTCCCCTTCGCCCCGGCATGACGGCCACGGTCGAGATCGAGGTCCGCCGCGCCGCCGACGTCCTAAGCGTCCCCGTCCAGGCCGTCGTGCAACGCAGGCGCAAGGATCTCCCAGACTCTCAAGCCCTCCAGGCGTGGCTCGATCGGCACCCGCTGGCCCCCGGCGAGGCGGTCACGGATCTCGGCGCTCGCTACGTGACAACCTCCTTCGTGGCAATCGACGGAAAGGCCCGGGCCCGTCCTGTCGAAGTCGGTCTGAGCGACGAACGCCGCGTCGAGATCCGAAGCGGGCTCGAGCCCGACGACCTCGTCATCGTCGGCCCGTTTCGCACGCTCGACGAACTCAAAGATGGCGATCCGATCATCGAGGCCGAACCCGACACAGTGACCGAGATCGAGCAGACGCCGTGA
- a CDS encoding ABC transporter ATP-binding protein, with the protein MGTEKVRALDGVDLRIDANEFVAIMGPSGSGKSTLMNIVGLLDVPTSGQYWLAGRDVARLSQSEQARERGRRIGFVFQTFELLPRQTALRNVELPLVYSGVRDRRARAVEALRQVGLADRMGHRPNQMSGGQRQRVAIARALVQKPALILADEPTGNLDTRTSGEILDLFDDLHAKGQTIVLVTHEPDIAARCRRVVRLRDGRVESDDPSGSDGGALGC; encoded by the coding sequence ATGGGCACAGAGAAGGTGCGGGCCCTCGACGGAGTCGACCTCCGGATCGACGCGAACGAGTTCGTGGCGATCATGGGGCCTTCGGGATCGGGGAAATCGACCCTGATGAATATCGTCGGCCTGCTTGACGTCCCGACGAGCGGCCAGTACTGGCTCGCCGGTCGGGACGTGGCCCGCCTCTCGCAGTCGGAGCAGGCCCGGGAGCGGGGCCGGCGGATTGGCTTCGTCTTCCAGACCTTCGAGCTGCTCCCCAGACAAACGGCGCTGCGGAACGTCGAGCTTCCGCTGGTCTACTCCGGCGTCCGAGACCGTCGCGCCCGGGCTGTCGAGGCGTTACGCCAGGTCGGGCTGGCCGACCGTATGGGTCATCGCCCGAACCAGATGTCAGGGGGCCAGCGGCAGCGGGTCGCGATTGCTCGGGCCCTTGTGCAGAAGCCTGCCCTCATCCTGGCCGACGAGCCGACGGGGAATCTTGACACCCGCACAAGCGGCGAGATTCTCGACCTGTTCGACGACCTCCACGCCAAGGGGCAGACCATCGTGCTCGTCACCCACGAGCCGGACATCGCCGCTCGCTGCCGACGAGTCGTGCGACTCCGAGACGGCCGGGTCGAGTCCGACGATCCGAGCGGATCGGACGGAGGAGCACTCGGATGCTGA
- a CDS encoding ABC transporter permease, translated as MLILANVHTALEQIWANKLRSVLTVVGIVIAVTSTITVVSVVQGFTGYVAEFLQGLGTNAMWIWPERPGGEAGKRLGRVTLDLRDVEALRTECSTLRSISPLIPRPSVPVALGRTEVTTQLEGVSAEYHAIRNLPVEVGRPFAFLDVERRHPVCILGREVLRKLDAGDDLVGRTLLVDGRRFRVVGILAEKGSVLGNSQDDLVLIPYTVALTMYPATRTSIALTARAFDEEQVPEAKAQIVSLLRRRHRLEAYQPNDFQIRTQDELLTAFNSISIAATAVLAGIVGISLLVGGIGIMNVMLVSVTERTREIGLRKAVGARRRDIMLQFLTEAVGLSLLGGGLGVGLGYAITAIVSLHPQMVDVAVPLWAVALGFGISAGTGVVFGILPALKAALLNPIDALRHE; from the coding sequence ATGCTGATCCTCGCCAACGTCCACACGGCACTCGAACAGATCTGGGCGAACAAGCTGCGATCGGTGCTGACGGTCGTGGGGATCGTCATTGCCGTGACCTCGACGATCACCGTCGTCAGCGTCGTTCAAGGCTTCACCGGCTACGTGGCCGAGTTCCTTCAGGGGCTCGGGACGAATGCCATGTGGATCTGGCCGGAGCGGCCCGGAGGGGAAGCGGGCAAGCGACTCGGGCGGGTGACGCTCGACCTCCGTGATGTCGAGGCCCTGCGGACCGAGTGCTCCACGCTGCGATCCATCTCTCCCCTGATCCCCAGACCCTCGGTGCCCGTGGCGCTCGGTCGGACCGAGGTGACAACCCAGCTTGAGGGTGTTTCAGCCGAGTACCACGCGATCCGCAACCTGCCGGTCGAGGTGGGTCGGCCCTTCGCGTTCCTCGACGTCGAGCGTCGTCATCCGGTCTGCATCCTCGGCCGGGAGGTCTTGCGGAAGCTCGACGCTGGGGATGATCTTGTCGGCCGGACGCTGCTTGTGGACGGTCGACGCTTCCGGGTCGTAGGCATCCTCGCCGAAAAGGGGAGCGTGCTGGGTAATAGCCAGGACGACCTCGTCTTGATTCCCTATACGGTCGCCCTGACCATGTACCCGGCCACCCGCACTTCCATCGCCCTCACCGCCCGAGCCTTCGACGAGGAGCAGGTGCCCGAGGCCAAGGCACAGATCGTCAGCCTGCTCCGCCGTCGGCACCGTCTTGAAGCGTATCAGCCGAACGACTTTCAAATTCGCACGCAGGACGAATTGCTGACGGCCTTCAACAGCATCAGCATCGCGGCGACGGCGGTGCTGGCCGGAATCGTCGGCATCTCGCTGCTCGTCGGCGGCATCGGAATTATGAACGTGATGCTCGTCAGCGTCACCGAACGAACCCGAGAGATCGGCCTTCGCAAGGCCGTCGGCGCCCGTCGACGCGACATCATGCTCCAGTTCCTGACCGAGGCCGTCGGCCTGAGTCTCCTCGGTGGCGGCCTCGGTGTCGGCCTTGGTTATGCCATCACGGCGATCGTCAGTCTCCATCCTCAGATGGTCGACGTGGCCGTCCCGCTCTGGGCCGTTGCCTTGGGCTTTGGCATCTCCGCCGGTACCGGGGTCGTCTTCGGCATCCTTCCTGCCTTGAAGGCCGCCCTGCTGAATCCGATCGACGCCCTTCGGCATGAGTAG